Below is a genomic region from Prevotella melaninogenica.
GTTCCTTTCTTTCGGTTTAATTCGTTATTTTTGCAGTTAAAATACAATCTTTTTAATACCTTACCATTATGTTGAAGAAAGAAGACCTAAAACAGATTCATGACAAAGGAATAAGTAAAGAACAGATAAATAGACAGTTGGAAGACTTCAAAAGAGGCTTTCCTTACTTGAAACTTGAAGGTGCTGCAACACCAAAGAAAGGTGTTATGGTACTCGATAAGAATGCTTGTGAGGCTGCTTGCAAAGCATGGCGGGATTATCAAACTCATGGGCATAAAGTTGTCAAGTTTGTTCCAGCTTCTGGTGCAGCCAGCCGCATGTTCAAAGACCTTTTTGCATTCCTCAATGGAAATAATGAAGCACCAGTTAGTGATTTTGAAAAGGAGTTCTTCTCAAATATTCACCACTTTGCGTTCTACGAGGTGTTATCAGCCAAATGTCAGCAGCTGGAAGGTAAGACTATCGACGCGTTGATAGCTAAAGGACGATACAAAGCTGTCGTTGCTACATTATTAAATAAGGAAGGATTAAATTACGGACAGCTACCTAAGGGGTTGTTGTTGTTCCATTCTTATGACGATGGAGCACGTACTCCAATGGAAGAACATTTGGTTGAAGCTGCTCGGTATGCGGAAAGTAACAAGCAAGCACACGTACATTTCACCGTATCACACGAACACTTAGCCTTCTTCAAACAAAGAGTAGCTGACAAGCAGGCTAAATTTGAAGGTAAATTCGGTGTAAACTTTGATATTTCTTTCTCTGAACAGAAGCCAAGTACAGATACAATTGCTGTAAATCTTGACAATACTCCGTTCCGTAATGAGGACGACTCATTATTGTTCCGTCCTGGTGGTCATGGCGCATTGATAGAGAATTTAAATGATTTGGATGCTGA
It encodes:
- a CDS encoding DUF4301 family protein translates to MLKKEDLKQIHDKGISKEQINRQLEDFKRGFPYLKLEGAATPKKGVMVLDKNACEAACKAWRDYQTHGHKVVKFVPASGAASRMFKDLFAFLNGNNEAPVSDFEKEFFSNIHHFAFYEVLSAKCQQLEGKTIDALIAKGRYKAVVATLLNKEGLNYGQLPKGLLLFHSYDDGARTPMEEHLVEAARYAESNKQAHVHFTVSHEHLAFFKQRVADKQAKFEGKFGVNFDISFSEQKPSTDTIAVNLDNTPFRNEDDSLLFRPGGHGALIENLNDLDAEIVFIKNIDNVVPDRLKEETISWKMIIAGKLVTLQERAFAYLHKLEEGNCTHSELEEMLDFLQNDLSCEKHDVASLNDTALAEYLYKKLNRPMRVCGMVKNVGEPGGGPFLAYNQDGTVSLQILESSQIDKNNEASMKMFTEGTHFNPVDLVCAIKDYKGNAFDLTKYVDKSTGFISSKSKNGRELKALELPGLWNGAMSDWNTVFVEVPLGTFNPVKTVNDLLREQHQ